From Xenopus tropicalis strain Nigerian chromosome 3, UCB_Xtro_10.0, whole genome shotgun sequence, the proteins below share one genomic window:
- the slc16a7 gene encoding monocarboxylate transporter 2 isoform X1, with the protein MPDIPVTLQYTPPDGGWGWVVVFGSFISIGFSYAFPKAITVFFKEIQEIFNTSYSEIAWISSIMLAVMYAGGPISSILVNKYGSRPVVIGGGVLCSLAMISASFCNSVMQLYICIGVMGGFGLAFNLQPSLTIIGKYFFKKRPIANGLAMAGSPVFLSTLAPLNQFLFNQFGWRGSFLILGGLLLNCCVAGSLMRPIGPKPVKKDIEKAPKDDENHKKKESVCQSINKYLDLSLFKHRGFLIYLSGNVIMFIGFFAPIVFLAPYAKHMGIDQYSSAFLLSILAFVDMVARPTMGMVANTRFIRPRIQYFFSFAILYNGVCHLLCPLANDYTGLVIYAVFFGFAFGMVSSVLFETLMDIVGAARFSSAVGLTTIVECCPVLIGPPLGGFLVDVTGNYKYMYFVCGVIVIIASIWLFIGNAINYRMLAKEKMATSAKNIDEKTDLKETEPLNNPETLDVATKSSKVDANQSERETSI; encoded by the exons ATGCCCGACATACCAGTGACTCTACAGTACACTCCCCCAGATGGAGGCTGGGGATGGGTTGTGGTCTTTGGGTCATTTATTTCAATTGGATTTTCTTATGCATTTCCTAAAGCCATTACAGTATTCTTCAAGGAAATCCAAGAGATATTCAATACCTCATATAGTGAAATTGCTTGGATATCATCAATTATGTTGGCTGTCATGTATGCAGGAG GTCCAATCAGCAGCATTCTGGTAAACAAATATGGAAGTCGTCCTGTGGTAATAGGAGGAGGTGTCCTGTGCTCTTTAGCAATGATTTCGGCATCTTTCTGCAACAGTGTCATGCAGCTATACATCTGCATTGGTGTTATGGGTG GTTTTGGATTAGCATTTAATCTTCAGCCTTCTTTAACAATTATCGGAAAGTATTTCTTCAAAAAGCGCCCCATAGCAAATGGACTTGCCATGGCTGGGAGTCCCGTGTTTTTAAGCACTTTGGCTCCACTGAATCAATTTCTTTTTAATCAATTTGGATGGCGGGGTAGCTTTCTAATCTTAGGAGGTCTTCTGTTAAACTGCTGTGTGGCTGGCTCCCTCATGAGGCCAATTGGACCAAAGCCTGTGAAAAAAGATATTGAAAAAGCACCAAAGGATGATGAAAACCACAAGAAAAAAGAATCTGTTTGTCAAAGCATCAACAAATACTTAGATTTATCACTTTTTAAGCACAGGGGATTTCTAATTTATTTATCTGGAAATGTTATCATGTTTATTGGCTTTTTTGCTCCTATTGTTTTCCTTGCCCCCTATGCAAAGCATATGGGTATAGATCAATACTCATCTGCTTTTTTGCTGTCTATCCTAGCTTTTGTAGATATGGTTGCCAGACCAACAATGGGAATGGTTGCAAACACTAGATTTATACGTCCcagaattcaatatttttttagctTTGCAATTTTGTATAATGGTGTCTGCCATCTTTTATGTCCATTGGCCAATGATTACACTGGCCTAGTGATTTATGCTGTCTTTTTTGGATTTGCATTTGGAATGGTGAGCAGCGTCCTGTTTGAGACACTAATGGACATTGTAGGAGCTGCAAGATTTTCCAGCGCTGTTGGACTTACAACAATTGTGGAATGCTGCCCGGTTTTGATTGGGCCTCCATTAGGAG gtTTTTTGGTGGATGTAACTGGAAACTATAAATACATGTACTTTGTCTGTGGAGTGATCGTGATTATAGCaagtatttggctttttattGGGAATGCTATTAATTACAGAATGCTGGCAAAGGAAAAAATGGCAACAAGTGCAAAGAATATAGATGAAAAGACTGACCTGAAAGAGACCGAACCTCTCAACAACCCTGAAACACTAGATGTTGCTACAAAGTCGTCTAAGGTGGATGCAAATCAGTCAGAGAGAGAGACTAGTATATAA